One Candidatus Neomarinimicrobiota bacterium DNA window includes the following coding sequences:
- the trpS gene encoding tryptophan--tRNA ligase yields MNEAQKVKKPILLSGIQPSGQLALGNYVGAMRNWVNLQQDYLGIFIVVDMHAITVRQKPADLRNRCLSFAAQYLAAGIDPEENVIFIQSHVPQHAELAWVLNCYTYMGELNRMTQFKDKSQRHQDNINAGLYTYPALMAADILLYQSDLVPVGADQKQHLELTRDIANRFNNTYSPTFKVPEPFIPKAGARIMSLQEPAKKMSKSDSNENNFIALLDPPDVLRRKIKRAVTDSAREITPESVNNPGIGNLLTIYSILNDVSIEAVASQFSGQQYRVFKGELADSLVGFLEPFQQRYNKIVAEKGYLTGILDEGANRARYMATRTLSKVYRKLGFVAPGRAK; encoded by the coding sequence ATGAACGAAGCACAAAAAGTAAAAAAACCAATTCTACTTTCAGGTATTCAACCCTCCGGCCAACTTGCCCTGGGGAATTATGTGGGTGCCATGCGTAACTGGGTAAACCTGCAACAGGACTATCTCGGGATATTTATTGTTGTGGATATGCATGCTATTACGGTCAGGCAGAAACCGGCTGATCTACGTAACCGCTGTCTCTCTTTTGCTGCTCAGTATCTGGCAGCCGGGATCGATCCTGAAGAGAATGTCATTTTCATACAGTCCCATGTTCCCCAACATGCTGAGCTTGCCTGGGTGCTGAATTGTTATACCTATATGGGTGAGCTGAACCGTATGACCCAGTTTAAGGATAAGTCTCAGCGACATCAGGATAATATTAATGCCGGTCTATACACTTATCCCGCTCTGATGGCAGCTGATATACTGTTGTACCAATCGGATCTGGTGCCAGTCGGGGCAGATCAGAAGCAGCATCTGGAACTCACTCGAGATATTGCCAATCGGTTTAATAATACATACAGCCCGACATTTAAGGTTCCTGAACCTTTCATCCCCAAGGCAGGTGCCCGTATCATGAGTCTCCAGGAACCGGCTAAAAAGATGTCAAAATCTGACAGCAATGAAAATAATTTTATCGCTTTGCTCGATCCACCGGATGTTCTCAGGCGTAAGATCAAACGAGCCGTTACTGATTCCGCCAGGGAGATCACGCCGGAGTCGGTCAATAACCCGGGCATCGGGAATTTGTTGACCATCTATTCAATACTGAATGACGTAAGCATTGAAGCCGTTGCCAGTCAATTCAGCGGTCAACAGTACAGGGTCTTCAAGGGAGAGTTAGCTGATTCATTGGTGGGCTTTCTGGAGCCTTTTCAACAACGCTACAATAAGATCGTGGCTGAAAAGGGCTATTTAACCGGCATCCTGGATGAAGGTGCTAATCGGGCTCGCTATATGGCCACCAGGACATTAAGTAAGGTCTATCGCAAGCTGGGGTTTGTGGCACCCGGACGCGCTAAATGA
- a CDS encoding segregation/condensation protein A: MILRSHRIDLEMFEGPLDLLLFLIKRDELNIYDIPIAQITRDFLDYVKLAKELKLHSAGDFVLMAATLMKIKARMLLPIEADGDEEIEDPRSELMNMLLEYKRYKEAASALEGIERNERPHYYHIPSAWDPQQEDQTAILEDVKLYDIMLTFQYLLKNYEEPVTHSVAVEEVTMAEQIGFVDGLLRANTNLSFSNMLNKFESRLIIVVTFLAILEMLRSRQIKVKQTALFDDLLLSRGAKFGN; this comes from the coding sequence ATGATCCTTCGGTCACATCGTATTGATCTGGAAATGTTTGAAGGTCCCCTGGATCTGCTGCTATTCCTCATCAAACGTGACGAATTGAATATTTATGATATCCCCATTGCCCAGATCACCAGAGATTTTCTTGACTATGTAAAGCTGGCGAAAGAGCTTAAGCTGCATTCTGCCGGCGACTTTGTACTGATGGCTGCTACGCTTATGAAGATCAAAGCACGCATGTTACTACCCATAGAGGCTGATGGTGATGAAGAGATCGAAGATCCACGTTCTGAGCTGATGAATATGCTCCTTGAGTATAAACGTTATAAGGAAGCTGCCAGTGCGTTGGAGGGTATTGAACGCAATGAACGGCCACACTATTATCATATTCCGTCTGCCTGGGATCCGCAACAGGAAGATCAAACTGCTATTCTTGAAGATGTGAAGTTATACGATATTATGTTAACCTTTCAATATCTGCTCAAGAATTACGAAGAGCCGGTCACTCATTCAGTTGCTGTTGAAGAAGTAACAATGGCCGAGCAGATTGGCTTTGTTGATGGCTTGCTTCGGGCAAATACGAACCTTAGTTTTTCAAATATGCTGAATAAGTTTGAATCACGACTGATTATTGTTGTAACCTTTCTGGCTATCCTGGAGATGCTGCGCAGCCGACAGATCAAGGTGAAGCAAACAGCATTATTTGATGATCTACTTCTATCACGAGGTGCAAAATTTGGAAATTAA
- the scpB gene encoding SMC-Scp complex subunit ScpB produces MEINELKQIVEALLIATPDPLTEARFRACLGENAVEVQLQEIIDVLQSEYSASDRAFFIKEVAGGFQLVTKAEFEYYIKGLFSKAGKLRLSQAALETLAIVSYRQPVTRNDIEAIRGVSSDSSLRTLLDRKLLEIRGREDGQGRALLYRTSTEFLQYFGLKTVRDLPKLREVEDILSEDPGELV; encoded by the coding sequence TTGGAAATTAATGAGTTAAAACAGATCGTTGAAGCTCTGCTGATCGCAACACCTGATCCTTTAACTGAAGCCCGTTTTAGGGCTTGTCTGGGGGAGAACGCGGTGGAAGTACAGCTCCAGGAGATCATCGATGTGCTACAAAGTGAATATTCGGCTTCTGATCGGGCCTTTTTTATCAAGGAAGTAGCTGGCGGCTTTCAATTGGTTACCAAAGCTGAGTTTGAGTACTATATCAAAGGACTCTTCTCCAAGGCCGGTAAACTCCGCCTATCCCAAGCTGCCCTGGAAACCCTGGCAATTGTGAGTTATCGACAACCCGTTACCCGGAATGATATTGAAGCCATTCGAGGTGTCAGTTCGGACTCATCACTAAGAACCCTTTTAGATCGGAAATTGTTAGAGATCAGAGGTCGTGAAGATGGTCAGGGTCGAGCACTGCTCTATCGAACCAGTACTGAGTTTCTGCAGTATTTTGGATTGAAGACTGTCAGGGATCTGCCCAAACTTCGCGAAGTTGAAGATATTCTCAGCGAAGATCCAGGCGAACTGGTTTAA
- a CDS encoding pseudouridine synthase — MTDNPSELIRFNRFLAMAGLGSRRVCDELIQKNLITVNGQVEQNPAVRIDPDRDEVVFQGKTIRLEPRYHYYLLNKPAGVITTTNDPFGRRTIIDLLPDRERVYPVGRLDYDTTGAILVINDGELAYRLTHPKFQIPKTYTVRVLGQVSQADLARLPLGINIEAKTPAIAEVLNHSYSDRFTDVRLVLREGRKREIKRIFMALGHKVIKLHREQFAFLRVDDLAAGKFRELSSSEITKLKELAHGYQG; from the coding sequence ATGACAGATAATCCCTCAGAGCTTATTCGTTTTAATCGCTTTCTGGCTATGGCTGGACTGGGGTCTCGACGGGTTTGCGATGAACTTATCCAGAAAAACTTAATTACCGTGAATGGTCAGGTGGAGCAAAACCCGGCCGTTCGGATCGATCCAGACCGGGATGAAGTAGTGTTCCAGGGAAAGACTATTCGATTAGAACCCCGCTATCATTATTACTTGCTCAATAAACCAGCCGGCGTGATCACCACCACCAACGATCCTTTTGGTCGAAGGACTATAATAGATCTTTTACCGGATCGGGAACGAGTCTATCCGGTGGGTCGCCTGGATTATGATACAACCGGGGCAATTCTGGTGATCAATGATGGTGAACTGGCCTACCGCTTGACCCATCCCAAGTTTCAAATCCCCAAAACCTATACAGTACGCGTGTTGGGACAGGTCAGTCAGGCTGATCTGGCGCGCTTGCCTCTTGGCATAAATATTGAAGCTAAGACCCCAGCAATTGCCGAGGTTCTAAATCACAGTTATTCTGATCGGTTTACCGATGTAAGACTGGTATTGAGAGAAGGACGCAAACGCGAGATCAAAAGAATTTTTATGGCTCTTGGACACAAGGTGATCAAACTACACCGAGAGCAATTTGCATTTTTAAGAGTGGATGACCTTGCCGCGGGAAAGTTCCGGGAATTGTCAAGCTCAGAGATCACAAAATTGAAGGAATTAGCGCATGGATATCAAGGGTAA
- a CDS encoding short-chain dehydrogenase, with protein sequence MDIKGKRVMIFGGWGLVGSAIAKQLLEEQPSEIVVTSLREHEANEIRVILEEHPLNHGTKIFAVHGDLFVRDELSGIPKADIYSNPEQVDLLIHDIYDDLGSDVVQSSQLFQVMDTYKPQILIDCINTATVFAYQNVYQIVAELRAEINQIRKGKDSSDDLIETVEKIISTLYIPQLIRHVQILIESMRQAETILYLKVGTSGTGGMGFNIPYTHSEDKPSKMLMSKSSLAGAQTMLLWLLGRTPNAPVIKEIKPTAAIAWKKIGYGKVVRRGSHIPLYDALPGVNTLLGVELVKAPEETWERLGNEYLESVYIDAGENGYFSAGEFSVLTGEGQMEFVTPEEIADLTLLELKGGNTGNDIISSLDGSVLAPSYRAGVIRKDALEKMKALEEETGKDSVAFELLGPPRLTKLLYEVYLLKRLKGTIKAVIEADPVELAAQMEREIQENQELRATILSVGTPILLVDGKTFLRGPDMSVPNFEGRTVLDINAENINKWTSDGWLDLRVANMEKWQQRLVDLHADMEKETKQDYSSYYFRNRRFLGGTRRMDIGLIVNWILEYEDMGYRIK encoded by the coding sequence ATGGATATCAAGGGTAAACGAGTCATGATATTTGGTGGTTGGGGCCTGGTTGGCTCTGCCATTGCAAAGCAGTTATTGGAAGAGCAACCTTCAGAGATTGTCGTTACTTCACTGCGCGAACATGAAGCGAATGAGATACGAGTCATTCTGGAAGAGCATCCCTTGAATCATGGCACGAAAATTTTTGCAGTGCATGGTGATCTTTTTGTGCGGGATGAGCTATCCGGTATACCCAAGGCTGATATCTATTCAAATCCAGAGCAGGTTGACCTGTTGATCCATGATATCTATGACGATCTTGGAAGTGATGTCGTTCAGAGTTCTCAATTATTTCAGGTTATGGATACTTACAAACCACAGATCCTCATTGATTGCATCAATACTGCCACAGTGTTTGCCTATCAGAATGTCTATCAGATCGTGGCAGAACTTCGGGCTGAGATCAATCAGATCCGCAAGGGGAAGGACTCCAGCGATGACCTGATCGAAACCGTAGAAAAGATCATCTCCACCCTCTATATCCCGCAACTCATTCGTCACGTTCAGATCTTGATCGAGAGTATGCGACAGGCTGAGACCATCCTGTATTTAAAAGTGGGCACCAGTGGAACAGGTGGCATGGGCTTTAATATTCCCTACACTCATTCAGAGGACAAACCCTCCAAAATGCTCATGAGTAAATCTTCCCTGGCAGGCGCTCAAACCATGTTGCTCTGGCTGTTGGGGCGTACTCCCAATGCTCCTGTGATTAAGGAGATCAAACCCACAGCAGCTATTGCCTGGAAAAAGATTGGTTATGGGAAAGTAGTACGGCGTGGTAGTCACATTCCGCTGTATGATGCCTTGCCAGGTGTGAACACGCTTCTTGGTGTTGAGTTGGTCAAAGCACCGGAGGAAACCTGGGAGCGGCTTGGGAATGAGTATCTGGAGTCGGTGTATATTGATGCCGGAGAAAATGGGTATTTCTCAGCAGGTGAGTTCTCGGTTTTAACTGGTGAAGGACAGATGGAGTTTGTGACCCCTGAGGAAATAGCCGACCTGACTTTGTTGGAGCTCAAGGGAGGTAACACAGGTAATGATATTATTTCCAGTCTGGATGGGTCGGTTCTGGCACCATCATACCGTGCCGGTGTAATTCGCAAGGATGCCCTGGAAAAGATGAAAGCCCTGGAAGAAGAAACCGGTAAAGACAGCGTTGCTTTCGAATTATTGGGACCGCCCAGATTAACCAAATTGTTATACGAGGTTTATCTTCTAAAACGTCTTAAGGGTACTATCAAAGCTGTTATAGAAGCAGATCCGGTAGAATTGGCTGCCCAGATGGAGCGTGAGATACAGGAAAATCAGGAGCTGCGGGCAACCATTCTCTCAGTCGGAACCCCCATTCTGCTCGTAGATGGAAAAACCTTTCTCCGCGGACCTGATATGTCAGTACCAAATTTCGAAGGGCGTACAGTTCTTGACATAAATGCTGAAAATATTAATAAATGGACCAGCGATGGTTGGCTGGATTTGCGCGTGGCCAATATGGAAAAATGGCAACAGCGCCTGGTGGATCTTCAC